In a single window of the Delftia tsuruhatensis genome:
- a CDS encoding SAM-dependent methyltransferase, which translates to MNTTAAPMPSPSAATPRPMPARARRVLDLLERLPQGQLELVQPDGRLLRLPRAPSGSVDAHCVLHRWQALERTLRSGDIGLAEGYIAGEWDSPDLAALLRLCMVNRDHVQSLVYGSWWGRLGYRLRHLLQRNTRAGSARNIHAHYDLGNDFYRLWLDPGMSYSAAWFEGRTGESLRQADLQAAQQAKFRRSLEQVCLQPGQRLLEIGCGWGGLAEAAAREFGARVTGVTLSREQLAWGQRRMQQAGLADAVQLRYQDYRDLPARHAGEPFDAIVSIEMFEAVGREYWRGYFEMLRDCLKPGGLACIQTITLREDLFARYLRSTDFIQQYIFPGGLLPSAAAFEQEARRAGLVVEGRMAFGPDYAETLRRWRQSFEDRIESVRGQGFDERFVRIWTFYLAYCEAAFDTGNTDVVQFTLRRPVP; encoded by the coding sequence ATGAACACTACCGCCGCCCCCATGCCGAGCCCCTCCGCTGCCACGCCGCGCCCCATGCCTGCGCGGGCGCGGCGCGTGCTGGATCTGCTCGAACGCCTGCCGCAGGGCCAATTGGAGCTGGTACAGCCCGACGGCCGCCTGCTGCGCCTGCCGCGCGCACCCTCCGGATCTGTCGATGCGCATTGCGTGCTGCATCGCTGGCAGGCGCTGGAGCGTACGCTGAGATCCGGCGACATCGGCTTGGCGGAGGGCTACATCGCCGGCGAATGGGACAGCCCCGACCTGGCCGCGCTGCTGCGGCTGTGCATGGTCAACCGTGATCATGTTCAAAGCCTGGTCTATGGCAGCTGGTGGGGGCGGCTGGGCTACCGTCTGCGCCACCTGCTGCAGCGCAATACGCGGGCCGGCAGCGCCAGGAACATCCACGCCCACTACGACCTGGGCAACGATTTCTATCGGCTGTGGCTGGACCCCGGCATGAGCTACAGCGCGGCCTGGTTCGAGGGACGCACGGGAGAGTCGCTGCGCCAGGCTGATCTGCAGGCAGCCCAGCAAGCCAAGTTCAGGCGTTCGCTCGAACAGGTGTGCTTGCAGCCGGGCCAGCGCCTGCTGGAAATCGGTTGCGGCTGGGGTGGGCTGGCCGAAGCAGCGGCGCGCGAGTTCGGCGCCCGGGTCACGGGCGTCACGCTTTCGCGCGAGCAACTGGCCTGGGGGCAGCGGCGCATGCAGCAGGCCGGCCTGGCCGATGCCGTGCAACTGCGCTATCAGGACTACCGTGACCTGCCTGCACGGCATGCGGGAGAGCCTTTCGATGCCATCGTCTCCATCGAGATGTTCGAAGCCGTCGGCCGCGAATACTGGCGCGGCTACTTCGAGATGCTGCGCGACTGCCTCAAGCCTGGCGGTCTGGCATGCATACAGACCATCACGCTGCGTGAAGACCTGTTCGCGCGGTATCTGCGCTCGACGGACTTCATCCAGCAGTACATCTTTCCCGGGGGGCTGCTGCCCAGCGCGGCTGCTTTCGAGCAGGAGGCACGCCGTGCCGGCCTGGTGGTGGAAGGCCGCATGGCCTTCGGGCCCGACTATGCTGAGACGCTGCGGCGCTGGCGCCAGTCCTTCGAGGACCGCATCGAGTCGGTGCGCGGCCAGGGCTTCGATGAACGCTTCGTGCGCATCTGGACTTTCTATCTTGCCTATTGCGAAGCCGCATTCGACACCGGCAACACCGATGTGGTCCAGTTCACGCTGCGCAGGCCCGTGCCATGA
- a CDS encoding DUF3833 domain-containing protein — MNPLNHFASFAPLRRASLGAALALSLAGCAGPSVRDYAHEQPRLDLRQYFNGPLTAHGMFTDRSGKVVKRFTVRMTGRWNGEEGTLDEHFVYSDGSTQQRVWHIRHLGEGRYSGRADDVVGEARGESAGNAIHWNYVLALPVDTRVWNVRMDDWMFLMDGKTLLNRTAMSKFGVHLGEVTLAFVKE, encoded by the coding sequence ATGAATCCCCTCAACCACTTCGCTTCGTTCGCGCCGCTGCGGCGCGCATCCCTGGGGGCCGCATTGGCCTTGTCCCTGGCTGGCTGCGCGGGCCCCTCGGTGCGGGACTATGCCCATGAGCAGCCGCGGCTGGACCTGCGCCAGTACTTCAATGGGCCATTGACGGCGCATGGCATGTTCACCGACCGATCGGGCAAGGTGGTCAAGCGCTTCACCGTGCGCATGACGGGCCGCTGGAACGGCGAGGAAGGGACACTGGATGAACATTTCGTCTACAGCGACGGCAGCACGCAGCAGCGTGTCTGGCATATCCGGCACCTGGGCGAGGGCCGCTACAGCGGCAGGGCGGACGATGTGGTGGGAGAGGCACGAGGCGAGAGCGCGGGCAATGCCATCCACTGGAACTATGTGCTGGCCCTGCCCGTGGACACGAGGGTGTGGAACGTCCGCATGGATGACTGGATGTTCCTGATGGATGGGAAGACCCTGCTCAACCGCACGGCCATGAGCAAGTTCGGTGTGCACCTTGGCGAGGTGACGCTGGCCTTCGTCAAGGAGTGA
- a CDS encoding TetR/AcrR family transcriptional regulator: MTSRSSIKEQIQRVREQAIVTAVNRLLATKGYDAMTVDEVAAEAGMAKASLYKLFTSKEELAGAAMVGVLDRALAFVDGLRDEASRAAEAGAPQGPLEQLKAVTRWAMQTQLEGEMPSLPAQNSNLSASLQSNDAYMDRLIALSNRLSIWITEAQTSGQLQATLPPELVLYTLFARACDPVVALLKESGQYTHAQIIDWVSSTTFDGLATTR; the protein is encoded by the coding sequence ATGACAAGTCGCTCCTCGATCAAAGAACAGATACAGCGTGTGCGCGAGCAGGCCATCGTCACAGCCGTCAACCGGCTGCTGGCCACCAAGGGCTACGACGCGATGACGGTGGACGAGGTCGCGGCCGAGGCAGGCATGGCCAAGGCCAGCCTCTACAAGCTGTTCACCTCCAAGGAAGAACTCGCGGGGGCCGCCATGGTCGGCGTGCTGGACCGCGCACTGGCCTTCGTGGACGGTTTGCGAGACGAGGCCTCCCGCGCGGCCGAGGCCGGGGCGCCCCAGGGCCCGCTGGAGCAGCTCAAGGCCGTGACGCGCTGGGCCATGCAGACACAGCTGGAGGGTGAAATGCCTTCGCTGCCCGCGCAAAACTCCAACCTGAGCGCCTCGCTGCAATCCAACGATGCCTACATGGACCGGTTGATCGCCTTGAGCAACCGGCTCAGCATCTGGATCACCGAGGCCCAGACCAGCGGGCAGCTGCAGGCCACGCTCCCTCCCGAACTGGTGCTTTACACGCTGTTCGCACGGGCCTGCGATCCGGTGGTGGCCCTGCTCAAGGAGTCGGGCCAGTACACGCATGCGCAAATCATCGACTGGGTGTCGAGCACGACCTTCGACGGGCTGGCCACAACCCGGTGA
- a CDS encoding MFS transporter: MSSIQSTHMQPAAGGQAAGVPAPLVWLLATTAGVGVASLYYSQPMLGVLGPDLGASERAVGFVPTLTQLGYALGILLLAPLGDRMDRRRIILAKTAALMLALLASGLAPGLAPLLAASLAVGLAATLAQDVVPAAATLAPDHQRGKVVGTVMTGLLLGILLSRVASGLLAEHAGWRSVYLLAAAAMALLGVALWRGLPGFRPTTQLGYGALLGSMVQLWLDQPALRRAALAQGLLSVAFSAFWSTLAVMLHSQFHLGSAAAGSLGLAGAAGALAAPLAGRLADRKGPQRVTCLGVGLALASFALLALSPRLPASAQLPLLVVSAIGFDFGIQAALVAHQTLVYGLEPAARSRLNALLFTGVFIGMALGSALGAVALARWGWTGVVALACAACAAALATRIAPVER, encoded by the coding sequence ATGTCTTCCATTCAATCTACGCATATGCAACCGGCAGCCGGCGGGCAGGCAGCAGGCGTGCCCGCGCCGCTCGTGTGGCTGTTGGCCACCACGGCGGGCGTGGGCGTGGCTTCGCTCTACTACAGCCAGCCCATGCTGGGCGTGCTGGGCCCGGACCTGGGCGCGAGTGAACGCGCCGTGGGCTTCGTCCCCACGCTGACCCAGCTGGGCTATGCGCTGGGCATCCTGCTGCTGGCCCCGCTGGGCGACCGCATGGACCGCAGGCGCATCATCCTGGCCAAGACCGCAGCCCTGATGCTGGCGCTGCTGGCCAGCGGGCTGGCCCCCGGCCTGGCGCCACTGCTGGCGGCCAGCCTGGCCGTGGGGCTGGCGGCCACCCTGGCCCAGGATGTGGTGCCTGCCGCCGCCACGCTCGCGCCCGACCACCAGCGCGGCAAGGTGGTGGGGACGGTGATGACGGGACTGCTGCTGGGCATCCTGCTGTCACGCGTGGCCAGCGGCCTGCTGGCCGAGCACGCGGGCTGGCGCAGCGTCTACCTGCTGGCCGCTGCCGCCATGGCCTTGCTCGGCGTGGCGCTGTGGCGCGGGCTGCCAGGCTTTCGTCCCACCACGCAGCTGGGCTACGGTGCGCTGCTGGGATCCATGGTGCAACTGTGGCTCGATCAGCCCGCACTGCGCCGCGCCGCGTTGGCACAAGGCCTGTTGTCCGTGGCCTTCAGCGCCTTCTGGTCCACGCTGGCCGTGATGCTGCACAGCCAGTTCCACCTGGGAAGCGCCGCCGCCGGCTCCCTGGGCCTGGCCGGCGCTGCGGGCGCCCTGGCCGCGCCGCTGGCAGGCCGCCTGGCCGACCGCAAGGGACCGCAGCGTGTGACCTGCCTGGGCGTCGGCCTGGCCCTGGCCTCATTTGCCCTGCTGGCACTGTCACCCCGGCTTCCGGCCAGTGCCCAGTTACCCTTGCTGGTGGTCAGCGCCATAGGCTTCGATTTCGGTATCCAGGCCGCCCTGGTGGCGCACCAGACCCTGGTCTATGGTCTGGAGCCCGCCGCACGCAGCCGGCTCAATGCGCTGCTGTTCACAGGCGTCTTCATCGGCATGGCCCTGGGCTCGGCCTTGGGGGCAGTGGCCCTGGCGCGCTGGGGGTGGACTGGCGTGGTGGCGCTGGCCTGCGCGGCCTGCGCCGCAGCGCTGGCAACGCGGATTGCGCCTGTCGAGCGATGA
- a CDS encoding DUF2789 domain-containing protein produces the protein MITAEPTMTHLFDQLGLDSSPEAIQRFIETHRLDKGTLLVEAPFWSDAQRALFSQQWQADAAWAIVVDQLSEALHADPAALPVADGPGQEARP, from the coding sequence ATGATCACTGCCGAACCGACCATGACCCACCTCTTCGACCAGCTGGGCCTGGATTCCAGTCCCGAGGCCATCCAGCGCTTCATCGAGACCCACCGCCTGGACAAGGGCACCTTGCTGGTCGAGGCGCCTTTCTGGAGCGATGCGCAGCGCGCATTGTTTTCCCAGCAATGGCAGGCGGACGCGGCCTGGGCCATCGTCGTCGACCAGCTCAGCGAGGCGCTGCATGCCGATCCCGCAGCCCTGCCGGTTGCCGATGGACCGGGGCAGGAGGCCCGCCCCTGA
- a CDS encoding LysR family transcriptional regulator, whose amino-acid sequence MSNADFSLPSGTDRIELLQTFVRIVESGSLSAAAQQMATTQPTVSRRLQALERALGLRLLRRSTHAMALTEDGERCLAHARELLGAWQALETDLQGAQDTPRGLLRVVAPHAFGQDQLMAPLLAFLDRYPGVRVEWLLHDRQPDFIAEGIDCAVQVGAVVDPSVIALRVAEVPRIAVAAPQLLGQGAIPRHPRELQALPWLALRTFYQRELELYRADAARQPSESWRLQFDPRMSTDSLYALRNAALGGLGAALVSAWIVREDLAAGRLVQLAPGWQASPLPVHLVYPPVRHPPARLRAFIDAMREVMPGLTGMRAPLR is encoded by the coding sequence ATGAGCAATGCAGACTTTTCCCTGCCTTCGGGCACAGACCGCATCGAACTGCTGCAGACCTTTGTGCGCATCGTGGAAAGCGGCAGTCTTTCGGCGGCCGCGCAGCAGATGGCGACGACCCAGCCCACGGTCAGCCGGCGGCTTCAGGCGCTGGAGCGTGCGCTGGGGCTGCGCCTGCTCAGGCGTTCCACCCATGCCATGGCGCTCACGGAGGACGGCGAGCGTTGTCTGGCCCATGCGCGCGAGCTGCTCGGCGCCTGGCAGGCGCTGGAGACCGACCTGCAGGGCGCCCAGGACACTCCACGCGGACTGCTGCGCGTGGTGGCACCCCATGCCTTCGGCCAGGACCAGCTGATGGCGCCGCTGCTGGCCTTCCTGGATCGCTACCCTGGCGTCAGAGTCGAATGGCTGCTGCACGACCGCCAGCCCGACTTCATCGCCGAGGGCATCGACTGCGCCGTGCAGGTCGGTGCGGTGGTCGACCCTTCGGTGATCGCCCTGCGCGTGGCCGAAGTGCCGCGCATCGCCGTGGCGGCGCCGCAACTGCTGGGGCAGGGCGCCATTCCCCGGCATCCGCGCGAGCTACAGGCCTTGCCTTGGCTGGCGCTGCGCACCTTCTACCAGCGCGAACTGGAACTCTACCGCGCGGACGCTGCGCGGCAGCCGTCAGAGTCCTGGCGGTTGCAGTTCGACCCCCGGATGAGCACGGACAGCCTGTACGCGTTGCGCAATGCCGCATTGGGCGGGCTGGGCGCGGCACTGGTCTCGGCCTGGATCGTGCGCGAGGATCTGGCTGCAGGTCGCCTCGTACAACTGGCACCCGGCTGGCAGGCGTCCCCGTTGCCCGTGCACCTGGTCTATCCCCCTGTGCGCCACCCGCCCGCACGCCTGCGCGCCTTCATCGATGCCATGCGGGAGGTCATGCCTGGCCTTACCGGCATGCGGGCCCCGCTGCGCTGA
- a CDS encoding MFS transporter has product MSTYPAMSRMLPWRTGLAYGGLAAPLAFASLPLYVNLPYHYASVAGAPLAGLGAVLLATRAFDALVDPALGRQADRLLRQGVRPAWRAAAVASLLMALGFWALWHPPRDGHASMLLWLAGSLLACTLAYSFVAILHQAWATRWGGAPAWRARVTAWREGATLAGVLLASVLPGWLGPDATSGALGLGLVLGLAGLHRLRAPVVVLPRPAAATPSCVWANAGFRRLLAVFMLNGVAAAVAATLLPFFVADRLRTPELLPVLLLCYFGAAVLGLPLWVRVVSRLGLAPSWRMGMLASVPAFGLTPWLGAGDGLAFAAICLASGLMLGADLALPGALLTGVIQESGEGGRGEGRYLGWWNCATKLNLALAAGLALPLLSAAGYRSGGTDPAGLHALAWAYGGLPCLLKLAAAALVWRAERLHSSWRHT; this is encoded by the coding sequence ATGTCAACGTACCCCGCCATGTCCCGCATGCTTCCCTGGCGGACAGGGCTGGCCTATGGTGGACTGGCTGCACCGCTGGCCTTTGCGTCGCTTCCCCTGTATGTGAACCTGCCCTACCACTACGCCAGTGTGGCGGGCGCACCATTGGCAGGGCTGGGTGCCGTGTTGCTGGCCACGCGCGCATTCGATGCCCTGGTGGACCCGGCTCTCGGTCGCCAGGCCGACCGGCTGCTGCGCCAGGGGGTGCGGCCCGCCTGGCGGGCGGCGGCGGTGGCCAGTCTGCTGATGGCGCTGGGCTTCTGGGCGCTCTGGCATCCGCCGCGGGACGGCCACGCCAGCATGCTGCTCTGGCTTGCCGGCAGCCTGCTGGCATGCACACTGGCCTACAGCTTCGTGGCCATCCTCCACCAGGCCTGGGCAACCCGCTGGGGCGGCGCGCCTGCATGGCGTGCCCGTGTGACAGCCTGGCGGGAAGGCGCCACGCTGGCCGGCGTGCTGCTGGCCAGCGTGCTGCCCGGCTGGCTGGGGCCGGATGCGACGAGCGGGGCGCTTGGGCTGGGCCTTGTCCTGGGCCTGGCCGGGCTGCACAGGCTCCGTGCTCCCGTGGTGGTGTTGCCGCGACCCGCGGCCGCCACCCCTTCTTGCGTGTGGGCCAACGCCGGATTTCGGCGGTTGCTGGCCGTCTTCATGCTCAACGGGGTGGCGGCGGCAGTGGCGGCAACCCTGTTGCCCTTCTTCGTGGCCGACCGGTTGCGCACACCCGAGCTGCTGCCCGTGTTGCTGCTGTGCTATTTCGGCGCGGCTGTCCTGGGACTGCCGCTGTGGGTGAGGGTCGTCTCCCGCCTTGGCCTTGCGCCCAGCTGGCGCATGGGCATGCTGGCCAGCGTGCCTGCCTTCGGACTCACGCCCTGGCTGGGAGCCGGCGACGGCCTGGCATTCGCCGCCATCTGCCTGGCCAGCGGACTGATGCTGGGCGCGGACTTGGCATTGCCGGGTGCCTTGCTCACGGGGGTGATCCAGGAGTCGGGCGAAGGGGGGCGGGGCGAGGGCCGCTATCTGGGCTGGTGGAACTGCGCGACCAAACTCAACCTGGCCCTGGCTGCGGGCCTGGCGCTGCCGCTGCTGTCCGCGGCTGGCTATCGCAGCGGCGGCACCGACCCGGCCGGCCTGCATGCCCTTGCATGGGCGTATGGCGGGCTGCCCTGCCTGCTCAAGCTGGCGGCGGCGGCGCTGGTCTGGCGCGCCGAGCGCCTGCATTCTTCCTGGAGGCACACATGA
- a CDS encoding NAD(P)/FAD-dependent oxidoreductase, producing the protein MHRIAVIGSGIAGLAAARRLAAAPGSHGVTLLEAGSHFGGHANTIDLTLDGVSQGVDTGFLVFNHRTYPLLTRLFEELQVPTAAAEMSFSVQAPRADGGACLEWGGSSLASVFAQHGNLLRPRFLGMLAEILRFNRLATRLARQEDDVRLRGSIEVFLDEHGFGAAFRQDYLLPMMGCIWSCPTDQMLRFPVATLIRFCHNHGLIQVTDRPQWFTVRGGSRQYVRRMLASLQHDARHEARLSTPVLGLRRMEHAVLVQTAHGTEQFDAVVLACHSDQALRLLGRDASQQERSVLGAIRYQPNQAVLHTDAGVLPRRKAAWAAWNYERAADSGRDRMGVCLHYLLNRLQPLPWQQPVMVSLNPVRPIDEGKVHARIEYSHPVFDLAAIQAQGRVGSLQGRRRTWFCGAWCGYGFHEDGLRSGLEAADGLLHALPALPANPGVEGVA; encoded by the coding sequence ATGCATCGCATTGCTGTCATCGGATCGGGGATTGCGGGTCTGGCCGCGGCACGAAGGCTGGCCGCGGCGCCGGGCAGTCATGGCGTGACCTTGCTGGAGGCGGGCAGCCATTTCGGCGGGCATGCCAACACCATCGATTTGACGCTGGATGGCGTGAGCCAGGGCGTGGACACGGGCTTTCTGGTCTTCAACCACCGCACCTATCCGCTGTTGACGCGCTTGTTCGAGGAACTGCAGGTGCCGACGGCTGCGGCCGAAATGTCCTTTTCGGTGCAGGCTCCACGGGCCGATGGCGGCGCCTGCCTCGAATGGGGTGGCAGTTCACTGGCAAGCGTGTTTGCGCAGCATGGCAATCTGTTGCGCCCGCGTTTTCTGGGAATGCTGGCCGAGATCCTGCGCTTCAACCGCCTGGCCACGCGCCTCGCCAGGCAGGAGGATGATGTCCGGCTGCGCGGCTCCATCGAAGTCTTTCTGGATGAGCATGGCTTTGGCGCGGCCTTCCGGCAGGACTATCTGCTCCCCATGATGGGCTGCATCTGGTCCTGTCCCACCGACCAGATGCTGCGCTTTCCCGTGGCCACGCTGATCCGCTTTTGCCACAACCATGGGCTGATCCAGGTCACGGACCGGCCGCAGTGGTTCACGGTGCGAGGCGGCTCGCGCCAGTATGTGCGGCGCATGCTGGCCAGCCTGCAGCACGATGCGCGTCACGAGGCACGCCTGAGCACGCCCGTGCTGGGCCTGCGCCGGATGGAGCATGCGGTGCTGGTGCAGACCGCGCATGGCACGGAGCAGTTCGATGCCGTGGTCCTGGCCTGTCACAGCGATCAGGCCTTGCGCCTGCTGGGCAGGGATGCCTCGCAGCAGGAGCGCAGCGTGCTGGGTGCCATCCGCTATCAGCCCAACCAGGCGGTTTTGCATACCGATGCCGGCGTGCTGCCGCGCCGCAAGGCTGCATGGGCTGCATGGAACTATGAGCGTGCCGCCGATTCCGGGCGGGACCGGATGGGCGTCTGCCTTCACTACCTGCTCAATCGCCTGCAGCCTCTGCCCTGGCAGCAGCCCGTGATGGTGTCGCTCAATCCGGTACGCCCCATCGATGAAGGCAAGGTCCACGCGCGCATCGAATACAGCCATCCGGTGTTCGATCTGGCGGCCATCCAAGCGCAAGGCCGGGTAGGCTCCCTGCAGGGCCGGCGCCGGACCTGGTTCTGCGGCGCATGGTGCGGCTACGGTTTCCATGAGGATGGACTGCGGTCCGGCCTGGAGGCGGCCGACGGGCTGCTGCACGCCTTGCCGGCGCTGCCCGCCAACCCGGGCGTCGAGGGGGTGGCGTGA
- a CDS encoding DUF1365 domain-containing protein, with protein sequence MMSRPLIGFGHVWHRRLRPVEHAFRYPGYFLMLPMRSLRTQPDAVLRRNRRGWISFHDGDHGEGGSDALAWFEQLLCNEGIADADGEVWLHTFPRVLGYVFKPVSFWYAHRADGSLAAVLAEVNNTFGERHAYLLAGSDLDWGREQVAGKQFHVSPFCEVRGEYRFRFELGQGRTLARVDLHDEQGPLLQTSVGGVLSPLDSSAVRRAFFGTPLMTLGVIARIHWQALRLWAKRVPFHGKPSEPERFVTR encoded by the coding sequence GTGATGTCGCGGCCCCTCATCGGATTCGGCCATGTCTGGCACCGTCGCCTGCGGCCTGTCGAGCATGCCTTTCGCTATCCCGGCTACTTCCTGATGCTGCCCATGCGCAGCCTGCGCACGCAGCCGGACGCCGTGCTCAGGCGCAACCGGCGCGGCTGGATCAGCTTCCATGACGGCGACCACGGCGAGGGTGGGTCCGATGCGCTGGCCTGGTTCGAACAGCTGTTGTGCAACGAGGGTATTGCAGATGCCGATGGCGAGGTCTGGCTGCACACCTTCCCCCGCGTGCTGGGCTATGTGTTCAAGCCTGTGAGCTTCTGGTATGCCCACCGCGCCGATGGTTCGCTGGCTGCCGTGCTGGCCGAGGTCAACAACACCTTTGGCGAGCGCCATGCCTATCTGCTGGCGGGCTCCGATCTGGACTGGGGCAGAGAGCAGGTGGCAGGCAAGCAGTTCCATGTCTCGCCATTCTGCGAAGTGCGGGGCGAGTACCGCTTCCGCTTCGAACTTGGGCAGGGCCGCACCCTGGCGCGCGTGGATCTCCATGACGAGCAGGGGCCTCTGCTGCAGACCAGCGTGGGAGGCGTGCTGTCCCCGCTGGACAGCTCGGCCGTGCGCCGCGCGTTCTTCGGCACTCCCCTGATGACGCTGGGTGTCATCGCCCGTATCCACTGGCAGGCGCTGCGCCTCTGGGCCAAGCGCGTGCCTTTCCATGGCAAACCCTCCGAGCCCGAGCGCTTCGTCACACGATGA
- a CDS encoding nuclear transport factor 2 family protein: MDSGISDPRLARLARAYEALRRDNLAELLSLYADQAFFKDPFNEVHGRAETGRVFAHMFEQLDQPRFTVNQGMAQGDSGFLLWELAFVRQSGEPMCICGASHLQFDADGLVVAHRDFWDPMEEIFAKLPMLGPVTRWVQARMSASR; encoded by the coding sequence ATGGACAGTGGCATATCCGATCCGCGGCTGGCCCGGCTGGCCCGGGCCTACGAGGCTTTGCGCCGGGACAATCTGGCAGAACTGCTGTCCCTGTATGCCGATCAGGCCTTCTTCAAGGATCCCTTCAACGAGGTGCACGGCAGGGCCGAGACAGGGCGGGTATTTGCCCACATGTTCGAGCAGCTCGACCAGCCGCGCTTCACCGTGAACCAGGGAATGGCCCAGGGTGACAGCGGTTTCCTGCTCTGGGAACTGGCCTTTGTCAGGCAGTCGGGCGAGCCGATGTGCATCTGTGGCGCCAGCCACCTGCAGTTCGATGCCGATGGACTGGTGGTGGCTCACCGGGATTTCTGGGATCCCATGGAGGAGATCTTCGCGAAGCTGCCCATGCTCGGCCCCGTGACACGGTGGGTGCAGGCAAGAATGAGCGCTTCGAGATAG
- a CDS encoding SDR family NAD(P)-dependent oxidoreductase, producing MPLFSGRLNPPLSDWGGRSAWILGASSGIGRATAEALHAKGARVVVSARDAAALQEVARGRDGCLALPLDVTDADAVAQAARAVLAHEGRAPDLVLYCAGHYRPQRATAFDLAEMQRHLDVNYGGALHLLAAVLPMLLAEGRGHLSLVGSVAGYRGLPMSLAYGPTKAALNNLAENLYLDLHGLGLGVSIINPGFVDTPLTAQNRFSMPALIGADEAARQMLRGWAQGRFEMNFPRRFTRWVRLLRCLPDAWYFSAVRRITGA from the coding sequence ATGCCGTTGTTCTCCGGCCGGCTGAATCCGCCGCTTTCCGACTGGGGTGGCCGCTCGGCCTGGATTCTGGGCGCGTCGTCGGGCATAGGACGCGCCACGGCCGAGGCGTTGCACGCGAAGGGGGCTCGGGTGGTCGTGTCTGCGCGCGATGCCGCGGCATTGCAGGAGGTCGCGCGCGGGCGCGACGGATGCCTGGCCCTGCCCCTGGACGTGACCGATGCCGATGCCGTCGCGCAGGCCGCCCGTGCCGTGCTGGCGCACGAGGGCAGGGCTCCCGACCTCGTCCTGTACTGCGCAGGCCACTACCGGCCGCAGCGCGCCACGGCGTTCGACCTCGCCGAGATGCAGCGCCACCTGGACGTGAACTATGGCGGTGCGCTGCATCTGCTCGCCGCCGTACTTCCCATGCTGCTGGCCGAGGGCCGGGGCCATCTGTCCCTGGTCGGCTCGGTGGCAGGCTATCGCGGGCTGCCCATGTCTCTGGCCTACGGCCCGACCAAGGCGGCACTCAACAACCTGGCGGAAAACCTCTACCTGGACCTGCATGGCCTGGGGCTGGGCGTGTCCATCATCAACCCCGGGTTCGTCGACACGCCGCTGACGGCGCAAAACCGCTTCAGCATGCCTGCCTTGATCGGTGCCGACGAGGCGGCCCGGCAGATGCTGCGGGGCTGGGCTCAGGGCCGCTTCGAGATGAATTTCCCGCGTCGCTTCACACGCTGGGTACGCCTTCTGCGCTGCCTGCCCGACGCCTGGTATTTTTCCGCGGTTCGCCGCATCACTGGAGCATGA